A region of uncultured Draconibacterium sp. DNA encodes the following proteins:
- a CDS encoding pyridoxal-phosphate dependent enzyme: MGIAISEAVEAAVTDPTGGTRYSLGSVLNHVMLHQTIIGLEAKKQLAKVGIKNPDVVIGCCGGGSNFAGLSFPFMYDKIHGADIQIIGAEPFSCPTLTKAPFIYDNGDVAQMTPLLAMNSLGHNFIPAPIHAGGLRYHGMAPLVSAALRDGLMDAVAVHQSECFEAGLLFAKTEGIIPAPETTHAIAATIREAKKAKEEGKEKTILFNFSGHGLMDLVGYNKYLGGELHDYEYPESEIAANLKKLEGYPLPK; this comes from the coding sequence TTGGGAATTGCCATTTCTGAAGCCGTTGAAGCAGCAGTTACCGATCCTACCGGCGGTACCCGTTATTCATTGGGCTCGGTGTTGAACCACGTTATGTTACACCAGACTATAATTGGTTTGGAAGCCAAAAAACAGCTGGCAAAAGTGGGTATTAAAAACCCTGATGTAGTTATTGGCTGCTGTGGTGGCGGTAGTAACTTCGCTGGTCTTTCGTTCCCGTTTATGTACGATAAAATTCATGGTGCCGACATCCAGATTATTGGAGCCGAACCATTCAGCTGTCCGACTTTAACAAAAGCTCCGTTTATTTACGATAACGGCGATGTGGCACAAATGACTCCGCTTTTGGCGATGAACAGCCTGGGTCACAACTTTATTCCGGCACCGATTCACGCCGGAGGTTTGCGTTACCACGGAATGGCTCCGCTGGTAAGTGCTGCATTACGGGATGGTTTAATGGATGCGGTAGCTGTTCACCAAAGCGAATGTTTCGAGGCCGGGTTATTGTTTGCCAAGACCGAAGGTATTATTCCTGCTCCGGAAACAACACACGCCATTGCCGCTACCATCCGTGAAGCTAAAAAAGCCAAGGAAGAAGGTAAAGAGAAAACGATTCTGTTCAACTTTAGTGGACATGGTTTGATGGACCTTGTTGGTTACAATAAATACTTAGGTGGAGAACTGCACGATTACGAATATCCGGAATCGGAAATTGCGGCTAACCTGAAAAAACTTGAAGGATACCCATTACCGAAATAG
- a CDS encoding pyridoxal-phosphate dependent enzyme has protein sequence MTRQKKIFLDESEMPKQWYNLAPDLPSPLNPPLGPDGNPVGPEMLAPVFPMNLIEQEVSQERWIDIPEGIREILVQWRPSPLIRAYELEEALGTPAKIYYKNEGVSPAGSHKPNTAVAQAWYNKQFGIKKLTTETGAGQWGSALSYACAQIGGIECKVFMVRVSFDQKPFRKMMMETWGGKCIASPSTETQAGRDILAQFPDTPGSWELPFLKPLKQQLPILPAVPVIHWARC, from the coding sequence TTTCTTGATGAATCGGAAATGCCCAAACAATGGTATAACCTGGCTCCCGATCTGCCATCGCCGTTGAACCCACCACTTGGCCCTGACGGAAATCCTGTGGGCCCTGAGATGCTGGCTCCGGTGTTCCCGATGAACCTGATTGAGCAGGAAGTTAGCCAGGAGCGCTGGATTGATATTCCTGAAGGAATTCGGGAGATTCTGGTACAGTGGCGGCCAAGTCCCTTAATTCGTGCCTACGAACTGGAAGAAGCACTGGGAACTCCCGCAAAGATCTATTACAAAAACGAAGGCGTTTCGCCCGCCGGTAGTCATAAACCCAATACAGCTGTGGCGCAAGCCTGGTATAACAAACAGTTTGGTATTAAAAAACTTACCACCGAAACCGGCGCAGGACAGTGGGGTTCTGCATTATCGTATGCCTGTGCACAAATTGGCGGCATCGAGTGTAAAGTTTTTATGGTGCGTGTAAGTTTCGATCAGAAACCTTTCCGTAAGATGATGATGGAGACCTGGGGCGGCAAGTGTATTGCTAGTCCAAGTACCGAAACACAGGCCGGTCGCGATATTTTAGCACAGTTTCCTGATACACCGGGAAGTTGGGAATTGCCATTTCTGAAGCCGTTGAAGCAGCAGTTACCGATCCTACCGGCGGTACCCGTTATTCATTGGGCTCGGTGTTGA